Below is a window of Camelina sativa cultivar DH55 chromosome 11, Cs, whole genome shotgun sequence DNA.
TATGTGAAGCAAAATCTGTTCAGTAACCTGATTAGGCATCCAAAGTTCATCTCTGATACCACAGCAGCTATAGGTTATATTTCAGTTATAATCTTGTTAGCCAGATAATTCATTAAGAATAGACCCAGCAAGGTGCCTTATTTatccttcttatttttttacatttgctTGCTTCTCATTTCAGCTGATGCATACAACCAAACAGACTCAGAGTTTCTTAAATCAGAAAATAGTCAGAACAGAGATGCTGGTTCAAAAGCGTCAACAGCCATCTTAGTTGGTGACCGTTTACTTGTCGCAAATGTAGGGGACTCCAGAGCTGTTATATGCAGAGGTGGCAATGGTAATACATGTTCATTTTTATACCAAATGATCGTGCTCAATCCATTTCCCATTTACCAAATGATCGTGCTCAATCCattgaaaaaaggaaataacagCCTTAAGCATTTAATGtctttacttattttttacATGTTAAGGTGCTCTAAAGAGGTCAATATAATGATGTAGCTAATTTTTATATCCAGGTCATGGAGGTGCACGTGCAGCTGAATATGTGAAGCAAAATCTGTTCAGTAACCTGATTAGGCATCCAAAGTTCATCTCTGATACCACAGCAGCTATAGGTTATATTTCACTTATAATCTTGTTAGCCAGATAATTCATTAAGAATAGACCCAGCGAGGTGCCTTATTTatccttatgatttttttacatTTGCTTGCTTCTCATTTCAGCTGATGCATACAACCAAACAGACTCAGAGTTTCTTAAATCAGAAAATAGTCAGAACAGAGATGCTGGTTCAACAGCGTCAACAACCATCTTAGTTGGTGACCGTTTACTTGTTTCAAATGTAGGGGACTCCAGCGTCAACAGCGTCAACAGCCATCTTAGTTGGTAATGCTTGTTCATTTTTATACCAAATGTTCCTGCTTTATCGATTACACGTTGCATATAGTATGACCAAGTCATTAGGGGTTGAATGTTAAGAAGTCCAAATGGAAACATAAAATGATAGTTTGTCAAACAGTATATGCAGGTCATCGAGTCATAACTTACCCCTCATAGTTATAATCACATGATAGCACTTGAATATGAAATTTGCAATAAGTCGCTCAGTATTGTATGATactaatttttctcttttgtcaaaGCTATTGATGTATCCCGAGATCACAAGCCTGATCAAAGTGACGAGCGCCAGAGAATTGAGGATGCAGGAGGATTTGTCATGTGGGCTGGTAAGAAAACATTTAGTGGaaacttctcttcttttttgagtttatatcaaTTGCTTAATTGGAAATATGCTAAAAGGAACATGGAGAGTTGGTGGAGTTCTTGCTGTTTCTCGTGCATTTGGCGATAggttgctgaagcagtatgttgtTGCTGATCCGGAGATACAGGTATTGACTTCGCGCCAAAATCTCCTCCCATATATTACACCTAGTTATTACCAATTTAACTTAAACCTGCATTGGATTTCATTAAGTTAGCGATGGGGTAACGAAGTGACTATTTTGTGCTACCTCATACCCACATTATACACTATTTTTCTATAATAACTTCACCAGTCTTCCCTCGTTCACTCATATATGTATGGAATTTTCAGGAGGAAAAAGTTGATAGCTCTCTCGAGTTTCTCATTCTTGCAAGTGATGGTCTCTGGGACGTCGTATCAAACGAGGTAGAACTATTGTTTGATTTCTAAGCTTCCCTATTAAAATTTCCAATTATTCAGACTTGAAAACCCATCCCATCTCTGCTCAAATCTTATTTTCAGGAAGCCGTAGGCATGATCAAGACGCTAGAGGATCCCGAGGAAGGTGCAAAGAGACTGATGATGGAAGCTTACCAAAGAGGAAGTGCAGACAACATAACTTATGTCGTCGAACTCGTagtctttgtttttattgttggctaaaaaaaaatatacaattatagTATtaagcaaagttttttttttttaatgtagtaTTAAAAGCAACTTAATTGGGGACCTTTGCAATTCATTTAGTATTGgttacaaagaaaagaaaaaaaacttgggtAACAAAATCCCAAActgaaaacccaaaaacccaatTAGAAAACCGAAACCCAGAACCGTAATTGAAAACCGAAACCCAGAACGGAAGGAAAACCGAAACTAAACTACGTGAGCCACCTAGCCGCTTCCGCAACGGTCCCGACGACCCTATACCACAACAAGACTTCTTGATCAGCTCCGCCGTTGGCTTCCCCGCCGTCACCTCCCTGTGCTCCGCCTTTAAGAACGCCAGCATCAATTCCTCCGCCGTTTAACCCCGGCTGAGAAGGATTAAACTTTGTTTACAAGAACAGTCGCGTTTACAAAAAAGAACTTGAGTAACAACCAATTAAGCGCGACTTACCCCACCGATACCACCTCCCTGAGCTCCGGCGTCTCCGCCGTTGTCACCGCCACCGTTGGCTTCCCCCTAAACAAACCCATCCAACTGACTTTAAGCAACACACGCCTAAACAGAACGCATTAACAAAAGAACAATCTAAAGAGTCTCACCCCGCCGCCGTTAGCACCGAGTCCCA
It encodes the following:
- the LOC104727630 gene encoding probable protein phosphatase 2C 59, whose amino-acid sequence is MDLLAAAASGIGIVPRHVTVDAAAAFSYGYASSPGKRSSMEDFYETRIDGVDGAIVGLVGVFDGHGGARAAEYVKQNLFSNLIRHPKFISDTTAAIADAYNQTDSEFLKSENSQNRDAGSKASTAILVGDRLLVANVGDSRAVICRGGNGALKRSI